A genomic window from Pecten maximus chromosome 2, xPecMax1.1, whole genome shotgun sequence includes:
- the LOC117321911 gene encoding uncharacterized protein LOC117321911 has product MTVINTNPVSKGRFTRVAHALLVCTTLAKGVGVTYVVIVSLMIGREGVLDQGQRMVLNQFYLYGLPLGDLSEGVAYTLYVMLPLNTIFGIIGLLGVLCRNKLLILMYTGSLVLALVLDIILLTLTSILLNGLSSWVQGSFENAFSYYSSAWINTDLQTAWNAMFINLDCCGVSGTYNYCAGIGTKPGCWNKYYTPMTGSVLSLFILLIYSIVLDIVGLVIAELAYQRLDSKLKNNCSSSMYREFGKFVQRSWQMGKAKVIFTVITVLDMMAGLGMVVAGAVTLQSDFVSNSFLSPLFGNLRFYNIYLPELMLGLGVTMIIVGVFNTGVCGLGLNILCFKSKSKIIIARVLQTVMTVVFLTMLVFWSVMLEEVRGKMEFQLYKEFLGYDSQFDYGDYFTQSWKALFVTFTCCKVKGLDYMVSPISSGIPEQCLYERTPINSNLHYVGATITTGTINQEFCEEKLSDEIYKYQVTVAVLFGIAICSKIYAIGYLFSKDNRTDDDTPRVPLSVTLRGVKRKKMQVMLTVVLVTGLSISLGILLTGTILRFDNVFGHKDIKHLFSYVYLSGNNLDFWMLALTYFMITMGSVTLLLFGSAFVSVASDFPAFYIAPLSGIVLSVSTKLIAICVWINVRVEIDWTLVPEMRSALLNYYRTDSSDNYLYHGDVNLGFNFLFYEGDCCGVDSISDFYSVSWVSNYFYPSYPRTCHLDADTVRWYTNRAMSSFKDTVYTKGCAKEVLDSIHNYDIAGFVLLSLSLVLEVTTFVLLDRRYKQRVSPDQLRGAFSTFVRHVTGNSVNNSSYMPGLTAKTIVFASLTAFLMLAEILLWVGVLIQTFAPGYLTYGLVKKLTEAEHWFNDQHPHLGYLLYGLLITIFVTEMLFVIMHVITIFAMRTHRKGFIYMSVVLLAFMIICDIITLSLASVLNDKAGHNCEDTFYWFGFCDTQASSVFLMTGLFIGFDVVHTVCLCVLIALALHLSKIASPVTLVTPVDGLSGLDTVSISQPVQRSSIRENHADNTIANFSSDHSGHTTGRKSSKAQSNTERETPISQPRTGRRTSIAQSNKGRRTSIAPPTTGRKTSLARPTKDRRSSVTSNARSVEDQTTLPHENDNIDDDDLETTYA; this is encoded by the exons ATGACAGTAATAAATACCAATCCTGTTTCTAAGGGCAGATTTACCAGAGTAGCGCATGCGCTGTTGGTGTGCACCACACTAGCAAAG GGTGTTGGAGTGACCTACGTGGTAATAGTCTCCCTGATGATAGGACGAGAGGGAGTGTTGGATCAGGGTCAGAGGATGGTCTTAAATCAATTTTACCTCTATGGACTTCCACTAGGCGACCTGTCCGAGGGCGTGGCCTACACGCTTTACGTCATGCTACCACTGAATACCATCTTCGGCATTATCGGACTTTTGGGTGTTTTATGTAGAAACAAGCTGCTTATCCTAATG tataccGGATCCCTCGTCCTGGCCCTCGTTCTGGACATCATATTACTGACGCTTACCTCTATATTGCTCAACGGG CTAAGTTCCTGGGTTCAGGGAAGCTTTGAAAACGCCTTCTCATATTATAGTAGTGCATGGATCAACACCGACCTTCAAACTGCTTGGAACGCCATGTTTATAAAT ctGGACTGTTGCGGTGTGTCAGGGACGTACAACTATTGTGCTGGTATTGGCACTAAGCCCGGCTGCTGGAACAAGTACTATACCCCTATGACAGGATCCGTTTTGTCACTGTTCATACTTTTGATTTACAGTATCGTACTAGAT ATTGTTGGCCTTGTGATCGCGGAGTTGGCGTACCAACGTCTCGACAGCAAACTAAAAAACAATTGTTCTTCTAGCATGTACAGAGAGTTCGGCAAGTTTGTACAAAGATCATGGCAAAT GGGCAAAGCCAAAGTCATATTTACTGTGATCACAGTCTTAGACATG ATGGCTGGTCTAGGCATGGTCGTTGCCGGAGCAGTAACGCTTCAGAGCGACTTTGTGTCGAACAGTTTTCTCAGTCCCCTTTTCGGAAACCTGCGATTTTACAACATTTACCTTCCTGAACTAATGCTTGGACTGGGTGTTACCATGATAATAgttggagttttcaacactggaGTGTGTGGTCTTGGACTTAACATACtctgttttaaatcaaaatcaaagattATAATC GCCCGAGTCCTTCAGACTGTTATGACTGTGGTGTTCTTGACAATGCTTGTTTTCTGGAGTGTAATGCTGGAAGAG GTCAGGGGCAAGATGGAGTTCCAACTCTATAAAGAATTTCTGGGTTATGATAGTCAGTTCGACTATGGAGATTATTTTACCCAGTCATGGAAGGCACTTTTTGTCACT TTTACATGTTGTAAGGTTAAAGGGCTGGATTATATGGTTTCCCCAATATCCTCCGGTATACCAGAGCAGTGTTTGTATGAAAGAACACCGATCAACTCTAACTTACATTATGTCGGAGCCACCATTACAACTGGTACAATAAACCAAGAG TTTTGTGAAGAGAAATTGTCGGACGAGATATACAAATACCAGGTGACTGTAGCTGTACTTTTTGGGATTGCTATCTGTTCTAAG ATCTATGCTATAGGATATCTGTTTTCCAAGGATAATCGGACGGATGATGACACTCCCCGCGTACCGCTCTCAGTAACTCTCCGTGGAGTGAAAAG AAAGAAGATGCAGGTGATGTTGACCGTCGTACTAGTAACAGGATTA TCTATATCCTTGGGTATCCTGTTGACGGGGACCATTCTGAGGTTCGATAACGTGTTCGGCCACAAGGACATCAAACATTTATTCTCCTATGTGTACTTAAGTGGAAATAACCTGGACTTCTGGATGCTTGCCCTGACGTATTTTATGATAACCATGGGCAGTGTGACTCTTTTACTGTTTGGATCCGCTTTCGTGTCGGTAGCATCTGACTTTCCAGCTTTTTACATAGCG CCTTTGAGCGGCATAGTTCTATCTGTGAGCACCAAACTCATCGCCATTTGCGTTTGGATCAACGTGCGAGTAGAG ATTGATTGGACTCTGGTGCCCGAAATGAGATCCGCTCTGCTGAACTATTACAGGACAGATAGTTCTGACAATTATTTGTATCACGGAGATGTGAATCTGGGATTCAATTTTCTGTTTTACGAG GGAGATTGCTGTGGCGTTGATTCGATCTCCGACTTTTACTCTGTCTCCTGGGTATCTAACTACTTCTATCCATCATACCCAAGAACGTGTCACTTGGATGCTGATACCGTGAGATGGTACACCAACAGAGCGATGTCGTCGTTCAAAGATACAGTCTATACTAAA GGATGTGCCAAAGAGGTTCTGGATTCCATACATAATTACGATATCGCGGGATTTGTCCTACTCTCTTTATCCTTAGTACTAGAG GTGACGACGTTTGTGTTGCTAGATCGGCGGTATAAACAGAGAGTATCACCTGATCAACTGAGAGGTGCTTTCTCCACTTTCGTCCGTCACGTAACGGGGAacag TGTGAATAACAGCAGCTATATGCCAGGCCTGACTGCAAAAACAATAGTGTTCGCAAGTTTGACTGCCTTCTTAATG ttGGCTGAAATACTGCTGTGGGTCGGTGTACTGATACAAACATTTGCCCCAGGTTATTTGACATATGGTTTGGTGAAAAAACTCACCGAGGCGGAGCATTGGTTTAACGATCAACACCCACATTTAGGCTACCTCCTCTACGGACTTCTGATCACTATATTTGTCACTGAGATGCTGTTTGTCATAATGCACGTTATCACTATATTCGCAATGAGAACGCATCGAAAGGGATTTATTTATATG tCCGTCGTGTTGCTTGCGTTTATGATAATATGCGATATTATCACCCTCTCTCTTGCGTCAGTATTGAATGATAAG GCTGGCCATAACTGCGAGGATACTTTCTATTGGTTT GGATTTTGTGATACACAAGCAAGCTCGGTGTTCCTAATGACAGGATTGTTTATCGGATTTGATGTCGTTCATACAGTTTGTTTG tgtgtgttgATCGCCTTAGCCCTACATCTCAGTAAGATTGCTTCTCCAGTGACGTTAGTGACTCCAGTAGATGGGCTTTCTGGACTTGATACTGTGTCAATATCACAACCCGTCCAACGGTCGTCTATAAGAGAGAACCATGCTGATAATACAATAGCAAATTTTTCGTCAGATCATTCCGGCCATACAACCGGCCGCAAGTCTTCTAAAGCACAGTCAAACACTGAACGTGAAACACCTATTTCCCAACCGCGCACTGGCCGGCGAACATCTATTGCCCAGTCTAATAAAGGCCGTCGAACATCTATAGCTCCGCCGACCACAGGACGCAAAACATCTTTAGCCAGACCGACGAAAGATCGCCGGTCATCAGTTACATCTAATGCTAGATCGGTTGAAGACCAGACTACCTTACCTCATGAAAATGACAACATTGATGACGATGATCTCGAAACAACGTATGCCTGA